DNA from Terriglobales bacterium:
GTAACTCGCTTTATTTCCCATTGCGTGACCACCGGATTTATCGCTGGCGTGGGAGTTCTGCTGGTTCTTGGACAGCTGCAAAAGCTGACTGGGTACAAGGGACAAGTGTCAGGAAATATTTTCGTGAGAACTTGGAACTGGCTGCTTCATCTAAATCAGGTGGACTTCCACACAACTCTTGTCGGACTCTTCACACTGGGCCTTATTGTTGTCCTGCAACATACTCGCTTGAAAGCCGTCGCGCTCGTGGTCGCTCTTCTGGCCGCCACATTGGGTGTCTTCGTTCCGCACTGGAATTCTGTGGAGCTTGTTGGAGCGCTTTCACGGATCCCCAGGGGTCTGCCATCCCCGGTACTACCTGACTTGCGAATGATTCCGCAGTTGTTGATACCTGCTCTGTCGTTAGCGGTGTTGGGACTGAGTGTGGCAGCCGGCGTATCACAAAATTATCCGGAACCAGATGGAACCATGGCGGACGCATCAAGCGATTTTGTTGCCCAGGGAGCAGCGAATTTGATAGGCGGTTTCTTCCAGGGAATGCCAGCCGGCGGTTCGATCTCGCGAACTGCCACAAGCATCAGCGCGGGTGCCAGAAGCAGATGGGCAAACATTTTCGCCGGCGTTGTTCTCGGAATTGTTCTGCTGACATTTGCTGGTTTTGCAGAACTTGTCCCGATGGCAGGCTTGGCTGGGTTGCTTATTTCTATCGGTATAGGTGTTCTGAATCCTGACCGGATCGCCAAAGTTTGGAATACGCATATTGCGGAGCGAGCCGCAATGGTGGCCACTTTTGTTCTTACCCTGCTAATTCCACTGCACTGGGCGATCCTCGCGGGCGTAGGGCTAACCCTCCTGGTCTA
Protein-coding regions in this window:
- a CDS encoding SulP family inorganic anion transporter, producing MAGVTSAFSYIPQGMAYALVAGVSPIYGLYTGVFAPVIGGLLAGSSFIVITVTNELAMPTGGILAAFEPESAARALFTLTFLIGVIQLALGLLKFGRVTRFISHCVTTGFIAGVGVLLVLGQLQKLTGYKGQVSGNIFVRTWNWLLHLNQVDFHTTLVGLFTLGLIVVLQHTRLKAVALVVALLAATLGVFVPHWNSVELVGALSRIPRGLPSPVLPDLRMIPQLLIPALSLAVLGLSVAAGVSQNYPEPDGTMADASSDFVAQGAANLIGGFFQGMPAGGSISRTATSISAGARSRWANIFAGVVLGIVLLTFAGFAELVPMAGLAGLLISIGIGVLNPDRIAKVWNTHIAERAAMVATFVLTLLIPLHWAILAGVGLTLLVYIYSSSTKVRLVQIVRSGDGDFQEVAAPAQLPSDSVVALHAYGNAFFAAVYTLEAALPAPENAENSIVIFGLRGRESITSSAVAMLERYLRRLQARGNKLMLFGVEPSVRRALERTGLMQVIGEESVFGASASIGGSFQQAWVAAHEIVRRKTQRA